The following proteins are encoded in a genomic region of Pyrus communis chromosome 11, drPyrComm1.1, whole genome shotgun sequence:
- the LOC137708549 gene encoding amino acid transporter AVT1I-like, with amino-acid sequence MDADPLEKSSSLSLPLILGEGQHEQAGSKVVEEVESSFHHQTTATTSFLKTCFNGLNALSGVGILSVPYALASGGWLSLIFLFLVAAAAFYSGLLIQRCMDVDSDIRTYQDIGERAFGKKGRILLSIVMNVDLHLVATGFLILEGDNLSNLFPGVELDVAGLRIGGEQCFIIVVALIILPTVWLDNLSLLSYVSASGVLASAIILGSILWTGAFEGIGFHEEGTPLKWNGIPTAISLYAFCYCAHPVFPTLYTSMKNKRQFSNVLLLCFILCTICYASMAVFGYLMFGSTVQSQITLNLPTHKISSKVAIYTTLVNPISKYALMVTPVVNAAKKRFPSHYNKKLIGILASTTLVTSTVIVALAIPFFAYLMSLVGAFLSVTASIILPCLCYLKISGIYRRLGCEMLIIGLILLLSAAVVVFGTYTSLVEIIGHL; translated from the exons atggATGCTGATCCTTTAGAAAAATCGTCATCCTTGAGCTTGCCTCTTATTCTTGGTGAGGGGCAGCATGAGCAAGCTGGAAGCAAGGTAGTAGAAGAAGTAGAGTCAAGCTTTCATCACCAAACTACAGCCACAACCTCCTTCCTCAAAACCTGTTTCAATGGACTCAATGCACTCTCAG GAGTAGGGATACTGTCAGTTCCTTATGCACTAGCATCTGGAGGATGGCTAAGCTTGATCTTCCTTTTCTTAGTTGCGGCTGCAGCCTTCTACTCAGGTTTGTTAATCCAGAGATGCATGGATGTGGATTCTGACATAAGAACTTATCAGGACATAGGTGAACGCGCATTTGGGAAGAAGGGAAGAATACTGCTGTCGATTGTCATGAATGTAGATCTGCACTTGGTTGCAACGGGGTTCCTAATTTTGGAAGGAGATAACTTAAGCAATTTATTTCCTGGCGTAGAATTAGACGTGGCCGGATTAAGAATTGGCGGAGAACAATGCTTTATAATTGTTGTTGCCCTCATTATTCTGCCAACAGTTTGGTTAGATAACCTAAGCCTTCTTTCTTACGTATCTGCAAGTGGAGTTTTAGCCTCTGCCATCATCCTCGGTTCGATTTTGTGGACTGGTGCTTTTGAAGGAATTGGATTTCACGAAGAGGGCACACCACTGAAGTGGAATGGAATCCCTACGGCTATTAGCTTGTACGCGTTTTGTTACTGCGCGCATCCGGTGTTCCCGACCCTCTACACTTCAATGAAAAACAAACGTCAGTTCTCCAAT GTTCTTCTCCTATGTTTCATCTTGTGCACCATCTGTTACGCATCAATGGCAGTTTTCGGGTACCTAATGTTTGGATCTACGGTTCAATCACAAATAACTTTAAATCTCCCAACTCACAAAATCAGCTCAAAAGTCGCGATATACACCACGCTGGTCAATCCCATATCCAAATATGCTTTGATGGTTACACCAGTTGTGAATGCTGCAAAGAAGAGGTTCCCGAGTCACTACAACAAGAAACTCATCGGCATCTTAGCCAGCACCACCTTGGTGACAAGCACCGTTATAGTAGCTTTGGCTATACCATTTTTCGCTTATCTCATGTCACTCGTCGGAGCATTTTTGAGTGTAACAGCTTCAATTATATTGCCGTGCTTGTGCTACCTTAAAATTTCAGGTATTTATCGACGCCTCGGATGCGAGATGTTGATTATAGGGCTTATATTACTACTGAGTGCTGCAGTTGTTGTATTCGGCACTTACACATCTCTAGTAGAAATAATAGGGCACTTGTAA